ttaattgatgaaagtAGATCAGTAGGTGGCACTCAACCACAGcaaggaggaggaggaggaagtggtggtggtagtggtagtggtagtggtacAATTGCACCTAATGTTGATTCGTcatatattgaaaaatatattaatgatattaaagATCAATTTAAACCATTATTTTCAggtattgatttaattaaaattaaagaagTCCCCGAAAAAGAAGGAATAATATTTAAACATATTAATTATATGATTACTCatgatttaaaaattggtgGTACTAGTTCTGGTACTAAAAAAGTCATTCGAAGATATTCAGATTTTGTATGGTATGTCAAACTATTCTTAAACAAAGCTAATTTTTATGAGTCCCTTTATGTTTTActaacaatttttatttaggTTAATGgaatatttattagaaaaataTCCATTTAGAGTGATTCCAGGATTACCTCCTAAAAAATTCACAGGTAcgttttaatttcaattctccaatactttgtttgtttgtttgtttgtttatttatttgatacTAACTTTTTAAACCCCTAGTAGGAGCTTCACCTGATTCACAATTTTTACAAAGACGTCGTCGAGGATTACATAgatttttaaatcaattaattaaacatCCAATATTAAGTCAAGAACCAATTGTTCAATCATTTCTTACTGTACCTACTGATTTAACTACTTGGAAAAAACAAGctaaaattgattcatcaTTAGAATTTAAAGGTCAAAAAATCCAAACCGATTTTATTAATGTGATTTGGCCAATTATGGGGGAaccatttttgaaaaaatggCGTCAAGCTGAggaaaatattcaatttataattgataaatgggttaaaataattatattagTAGAAAGATATGAAAGacgtcaacaacaaattagTTTTGATAATGGGAAATTTGCTGAAATGTTAAATGGATTTAGTAAATTAAATACCAAGATTTATCctgataatgaagataataacaatagtaCTAGAAATGATGTTAATgttaatgttgttgttgttgataataatgaaaattataaacaagattttgattttaattcttcaggtgatattattaatattaatcaatGTTTAAATTCCATTGgagaatttttcaataaatcatctcaagtattaattgatgaaagttatattattaatactAAAACTTTAGaaaagtttaaaaattatttggattatttgaattcattacaagaattatttgaaagaactaaacaattatcaattaatcaaattgatttattagataAACGTATAAaagatcaagaaattaaatttaaaaaaattagtgAAGAAAATCCTGATATCAAAGGTGgtgaattaattaaattaagacaatcaattataaatgataaacaagaaatttttcaacaattaaataaagattggttaattaaacaatgttgtttacaagaatttattattttccaaGAAActcaatttttaattacGGAACTTTGGGTTGAATGGTGTAAAGATCGTTTGAAATGTCAAGAGAAATTAGTTGGTTTAtatgataatttaaatcaagaaattattcATGATATGCCTCTAGAGAGATGATCCCCTTGAGAGATGATCCTAGAAAGATAAAGCTTTTAGTAGTAATTCCTTCAACTTCTATATCTATACATACTATTTTAATTTACTgtcatttcatttcatttcatttcatttcattctcccatttattaattaattcatgATATGATTCATCAGTTTCTTTATTGTCATTactctttttcaaattcaaatcttcatcaaaataagatttttttaaaacatTAACTATATTCAATTCCTTTTTCGCTTCATTAAATCTTACCAGttgttcatcatcatcatcatcatcatcatctccTTGTCTGTTTCTATCTTTacattgattgattaaatttgCTAAAATTTCACCAACTTTAATCCCTAATTTTGCACCTTCAGGATATCCATCATCAAATCCTTGTTGTAATGAAGATTCTTTAGCTTGAGTTATCCCATCAACATACCCTTTTTTATAATGTGATCGTATTATATCATTTTCAGGTATTAGTTTCGTATCATCATCTGACCAaatgtcatcatcatcatcatcattattgcCAGGGATAGGGCCAGGGCCAGGGCCATCACCAACATTAGTTGTGGTGGCAGTTGTCTTTGTTGTGGGGGCTTCATTATTCTTACATGAACAATCCTCTTGACATGTcattatgaaaaaaaaaaaaagaaaagaaaagcaaAAGAAAGTATAGAGACTGTATTAGTATAATATTGGAATCAAATGAGTCAAGTTATAAgtagaattgaaataaaattgtatgtaagaagaagaagaagattgtagaagaagaagaaaactGGGATTTTACAGtgtaattataataataaacaaattgataacTTGTGCACTACTTTTGTTCTCATTGCTTTTTTGGGAgaagtttcaatttcaactaaaaaaaaagaagaaatttgaattccaaataacaaataaccaattctaattccaattccaattccaattccaattccatAACTCTGTTTCTTTCCATTAAAAATTAAGAATAGTATTTTAAATTAGATAAACATAAACTATTCCATAtacatattttttttattgatatATACCACTAGCTGACTTTTGTTAACCTATACACAGATTGAATATTACACTTTGTTCTTCAAACCTCATCTgtttcatcatttaatcATCGTTGTtgatagaaaaaaaaaaaaacacaaccaaactaaaaaaaagatagCCATACATTCATACCTATTCATCATGTCTACATCTACTTCATCTCAGCAACAACCACAGGACATTATAACTCAAGTTTCACCACATCAACAAGATTCATTTAATACTACTACAACCACACACACAACTGGTACTGATGATCAATCCgatgttggtggtggtggtgattaTAATTCtattattcatttaaatattcGAGGTAAAGAATTTACTATTACTCGAGATGATTTAATGAGTTTACCTGAAAGTATATTATTATGTTTATTTCCCAATGGAGTATTTCTTGATGTTAATGGTAAtgtaataaataatttaactgAAGACGATATTGTTTATGTTAATTTTGATCCTCAAACAtttcaatatattattaatactTTTTATCAAGCTCAACAAgatttaattcaaatgtCAACCAATACGACAAATTTAACTCCAGTGACTAGTCATAATAATGGTAgacataataataataataacaatagtagTCGTCATAATCGACAAGAAAATATATTGGAAACTAAACCAGcaattattgttttacGAGAAGATTTAGATTTTTATGTTATACCTCCATTTGAAAGATTAAATAGTGaacaaatgaaacaattgaaattaggTGTTAGTATACAATTGTTaaagaataaattgattttttctggtttaggatataaatttgaagatgatgaagatgaaaatgaagatgaagatggaAATACCCatgatgataaatcaaGTAAAGGATTAGGACCTGCAGAACAACATTTATTTGATATGTTATGTTCTTCTGGATTTGAAGTGAAAGATAAATGGGGATGTCGATCATTAGAACCAAATAAATGTGTTGTATCTTCATTACTGTTGGTAAGATTGAAAACTAATCCACCACCAGGTGAAACCCCACCAGATTCTCCATCATTAGATCCCGTCACATCACAATCAAGCACTACtactggtggtggtggtggtggtaatggtCGTTCAAGATCAAGATCAAGAATTGCTCAATTGGCAAGTAGTGCATCAAGAGCAGCTCTGagatcattatcatcaaaaagaaataaaccCGATAATAGTACTCAAAcgaaattattattattttggaGGAAACCAGCAAGAAAATGTTGGTGGTCTCATGATTGGGTTACTATAGAAATTGATGCCCCagaattattcaaatcaatgaaaaatgtAAATTCAAATAGAAGTGATAGTAACGGTAaggataatgataataaaatgtCAGTTAAAGTTCATATAAGAAGAGTTTGGACTTtagaattatcaattattggaGTTCAATAAGAGTTGAATATACAAGATAAAGAGGTGGTTGATAATAGTGTATTGGAATTCATTTGGTTAAGGGGAGAGGGggtgttttcttttctgtTGCATATAAATATGTATGTATAATtgttatattatttaatttttttttacaaagTGTTTTTATGTCtatcttttcaattttatttatttaataatatttaagAATGTAATTGTATTAGTTTAATAAAGTGTTAACATGTAGATGTTAGTATGTGAGTGGAGTTGATGAATGTGTTTTTCGATACAcggttgttgttgttgttgttgatgataccaaaaaaaaaaaagagttgAACTTTTTTCAAGAcgtgtttttttttttctactttctttcttcaactttcttcttcaccaaCCCTAACCACCCACTCTATCAATGGACAGCACTGGTACTACTATTaggaaacaaaaaaatcaagcttatgaagaagaaaaacttCATCATACCCCTTGGGTTGAAAAATATCGTCCTAAATCCCTTAATGATGTATCATCACAAGAACATACCATTAAAGTATTAACTCAAACCATTAAATCAGGTAATTTACCTCATATGTTATTTTATGGACCACCAGGAACCGGGAAAACTTCGACCATATTAGCATTAGCTAAAGAATTATATGGACccaatttatataaatctCGAGTATTAGAATTAAATGCTAGTGATGAAAGAGGTATATCTATTGTTcgtgaaaaaattaaaaattttgctCGATTAACAATAAGTAACCCCACCAAAgaagatttacaaaattatCCTTGTCCTCCttataaaatcattatattAGATGAAGCTGATTCAATGACTAATGATGCACAATCGGCATTAAGAAGAACCATGGAAAATTATGCTGGAATTACCAGATTTGTATTGATTTGTAATTATATTACCAGAATTATTGATCCAATAACTTCTCGTTGTTCAAAATTTagatttaaattattaaataatgaaaatgctCAATTAAGATTAAAATATATTGgtcaacaagaaaatttacGATTTGAATCAGAAAACAATGAACATCAAGTGATtcaagaattattgaaaattagtggtggtgatttACGTAAAGCTATTACTTATTTACAATCAGCGGCTAAATTAAGTGAAACTTTTG
The Candida albicans SC5314 chromosome 7, complete sequence genome window above contains:
- the RFC2 gene encoding replication factor C subunit 2 (Putative heteropentameric replication factor C subunit; periodic mRNA expression, peak at cell-cycle G1/S phase), which produces MDSTGTTIRKQKNQAYEEEKLHHTPWVEKYRPKSLNDVSSQEHTIKVLTQTIKSGNLPHMLFYGPPGTGKTSTILALAKELYGPNLYKSRVLELNASDERGISIVREKIKNFARLTISNPTKEDLQNYPCPPYKIIILDEADSMTNDAQSALRRTMENYAGITRFVLICNYITRIIDPITSRCSKFRFKLLNNENAQLRLKYIGQQENLRFESENNEHQVIQELLKISGGDLRKAITYLQSAAKLSETFDINHHQSLITIQSIRETAGILPDDILAELIQFIKSKTQQSRLIKYIDQSIILSGWSAQILLDQLHDKLILDESINSLSKNKISQIFFQSDRKLNNGTDEHIQLLNVLLQISQVL
- a CDS encoding uncharacterized protein (Ortholog(s) have phosphatidylinositol-3-phosphate binding activity, role in membrane tubulation, protein targeting to vacuole, retrograde transport, endosome to Golgi and endosome, nucleus localization), with translation MNSNIEDDPWSSGWNDDNDNNNNNNTSINDPLTGATATTTPYQSSYLTSSQLFTSTGGGGSGSGGGYNSGVNTYNTTIPPNLINVPSSYETIYSHFITKYNNNNNNNNSNSTFTLNDFEINIIDKLISLNYLTNYQKQKILDIIYENNLLPINQSFKFYQILGLLALEIDVPGTGDYVTLQFRLNNNLPDLPEKFINEIINEENEQEEQTSGLLGNRNRSIQSHSHFGPNNQDDWNIDDSTTISGGGGGGGGNFGDPLLVDHSYIHDDLIDESRSVGGTQPQQGGGGGSGGGSGSGSGTIAPNVDSSYIEKYINDIKDQFKPLFSGIDLIKIKEVPEKEGIIFKHINYMITHDLKIGGTSSGTKKVIRRYSDFVWLMEYLLEKYPFRVIPGLPPKKFTGASPDSQFLQRRRRGLHRFLNQLIKHPILSQEPIVQSFLTVPTDLTTWKKQAKIDSSLEFKGQKIQTDFINVIWPIMGEPFLKKWRQAEENIQFIIDKWVKIIILVERYERRQQQISFDNGKFAEMLNGFSKLNTKIYPDNEDNNNSTRNDVNVNVVVVDNNENYKQDFDFNSSGDIININQCLNSIGEFFNKSSQVLIDESYIINTKTLEKFKNYLDYLNSLQELFERTKQLSINQIDLLDKRIKDQEIKFKKISEENPDIKGGELIKLRQSIINDKQEIFQQLNKDWLIKQCCLQEFIIFQETQFLITELWVEWCKDRLKCQEKLVGLYDNLNQEIIHDMPLER
- the YAE1 gene encoding Yae1p (Ortholog(s) have role in ribosomal large subunit biogenesis, translational initiation and cytoplasm, nucleus localization), which codes for MTCQEDCSCKNNEAPTTKTTATTTNVGDGPGPGPIPGNNDDDDDDIWSDDDTKLIPENDIIRSHYKKGYVDGITQAKESSLQQGFDDGYPEGAKLGIKVGEILANLINQCKDRNRQGDDDDDDDDEQSVRFNEAKKELNIVNVLKKSYFDEDLNLKKSNDNKETDESYHELINKWENEMK
- a CDS encoding uncharacterized protein (Ortholog(s) have phosphatase activator activity, role in actin filament organization, endocytosis, mitophagy, regulation of growth, response to heat, response to salt stress and cytosol, nucleus localization), which translates into the protein MSTSTSSQQQPQDIITQVSPHQQDSFNTTTTTHTTGTDDQSDVGGGGDYNSIIHLNIRGKEFTITRDDLMSLPESILLCLFPNGVFLDVNGNVINNLTEDDIVYVNFDPQTFQYIINTFYQAQQDLIQMSTNTTNLTPVTSHNNGRHNNNNNNSSRHNRQENILETKPAIIVLREDLDFYVIPPFERLNSEQMKQLKLGVSIQLLKNKLIFSGLGYKFEDDEDENEDEDGNTHDDKSSKGLGPAEQHLFDMLCSSGFEVKDKWGCRSLEPNKCVVSSLSLVRLKTNPPPGETPPDSPSLDPVTSQSSTTTGGGGGGNGRSRSRSRIAQLASSASRAASRSLSSKRNKPDNSTQTKLLLFWRKPARKCWWSHDWVTIEIDAPELFKSMKNVNSNRSDSNGKDNDNKMSVKVHIRRVWTLELSIIGVQ